A part of Methanothermobacter sp. genomic DNA contains:
- a CDS encoding Nif3-like dinuclear metal center hexameric protein translates to MFKGDNIRIESFIEFMESLAPPELALPGDRIGYNGPEVEVESVLVLMDYLDDVPVDGYDLLVLHHPPQVEPPLPYYVLHSNWDVADGGACDALADALGLNVESFLDPETGLGRICRGDLTLEELMERIHDLRPGTVRVVNPREYLDHVAVVSGFGLSDGDLIKRAFSEGAPVYLSGDLTHTSAVLARNLNMTLIDAGHHSTEMPGLLRLRDMIEDVGLVVDIIDTGTPWTEYRYETF, encoded by the coding sequence ATGTTCAAAGGTGATAATATCAGGATAGAATCATTTATAGAGTTCATGGAGAGCCTGGCACCGCCTGAACTTGCACTTCCCGGTGACAGGATAGGATACAATGGCCCTGAAGTTGAGGTTGAATCCGTCCTGGTACTCATGGACTACCTGGACGATGTGCCTGTGGATGGGTATGACCTACTGGTCCTCCACCACCCACCCCAGGTTGAACCTCCGCTTCCCTACTATGTCCTACATTCCAACTGGGACGTTGCCGATGGTGGTGCCTGTGATGCCCTCGCAGATGCCCTTGGACTGAACGTTGAATCCTTCCTTGATCCTGAAACCGGCCTGGGACGCATATGTCGTGGGGACCTTACACTCGAGGAGCTCATGGAAAGAATACATGACCTGAGGCCAGGAACTGTGAGGGTCGTGAACCCCAGAGAATACCTGGATCACGTTGCTGTTGTATCAGGTTTCGGTCTCTCAGACGGGGACCTCATAAAAAGGGCATTCTCTGAGGGAGCCCCTGTTTATCTATCAGGTGACCTCACACATACCTCGGCGGTCCTTGCAAGAAACCTCAACATGACACTCATTGATGCAGGTCACCATTCAACGGAAATGCCTGGACTCCTGAGGCTCCGTGATATGATAGAGGACGTCGGGCTGGTGGTGGACATTATTGATACAGGTACTCCCTGGACAGAGTACCGCTATGAAACATTCTAG
- a CDS encoding DUF3236 domain-containing protein: MLEDIIASAYLESVEDRRRGDREEEVKAVRDYIHGAQRIVVPNWNREKVDVINDVLRSFKLGEAEHLQFNTNCADLTRMPAVTKALMALDISGADLVIARGRLGVPGSGSLLVIMDSRGRILSAAMSPPHVIHKMGVQEAVRSEITHALERIGFSRGSE, translated from the coding sequence ATGTTAGAGGATATAATAGCCAGTGCATACCTTGAGTCTGTAGAGGATCGTCGCAGAGGAGACCGTGAGGAGGAAGTTAAAGCTGTAAGAGATTATATACATGGCGCCCAAAGAATTGTGGTGCCAAACTGGAACCGGGAAAAGGTTGATGTGATAAATGATGTCCTAAGATCCTTCAAGTTAGGGGAAGCAGAGCACCTTCAGTTCAACACCAACTGTGCAGACCTCACAAGGATGCCTGCCGTTACAAAGGCCCTCATGGCACTTGACATATCAGGGGCAGATCTTGTTATTGCACGGGGACGGCTGGGGGTTCCAGGATCTGGATCCCTCTTAGTGATCATGGACTCCCGAGGAAGGATTCTTTCAGCGGCCATGTCACCACCACACGTTATACATAAAATGGGTGTTCAGGAAGCCGTGAGATCCGAAATTACCCATGCTCTTGAGCGTATAGGCTTCAGCAGAGGATCAGAATGA
- a CDS encoding DUF1188 domain-containing protein — MKNHETGITETVKTFFSTYRVQDIINHILAVKSAAVIGWLTEIDMDPESALIIGSYFTGAAIAGSLDCDVTVADINPQTRFMLDDKVNFQEGVMDLRGHWDLLVDTTGLGGVTEEELRGINAEAFIVEDPTSDGSDDTIRKFNRTYERLGMVESNISGALHTYGIGAKTSGTMTLTVEVLRRSMADALESEGVLYATPTLEFFERILFKERAPERFLKRLESPALVVSSLEDLDCDGLIEGNLEMIRSRIIPE; from the coding sequence ATGAAAAATCATGAAACCGGTATAACCGAGACCGTTAAAACATTCTTCTCCACATACAGGGTACAAGACATAATAAATCACATATTGGCAGTTAAATCGGCCGCGGTTATTGGATGGCTCACTGAAATCGACATGGACCCTGAAAGTGCCCTCATAATCGGCTCATACTTCACAGGTGCAGCAATTGCAGGTTCACTTGACTGTGATGTAACCGTTGCAGATATAAACCCCCAGACACGTTTTATGCTAGATGATAAAGTGAATTTTCAGGAAGGCGTTATGGACCTCAGGGGTCACTGGGACCTTCTGGTTGATACCACCGGTCTCGGGGGTGTCACCGAGGAGGAACTGAGGGGTATCAATGCGGAAGCGTTCATCGTTGAGGACCCAACATCGGATGGCAGCGATGATACGATAAGGAAATTCAACAGGACATATGAGAGACTTGGAATGGTTGAATCCAACATTTCAGGGGCCCTCCACACCTATGGCATTGGTGCCAAGACATCGGGTACAATGACGCTTACAGTTGAGGTCTTGAGGAGGTCGATGGCCGATGCGCTTGAATCTGAAGGTGTACTCTATGCTACACCAACCCTTGAATTCTTTGAGAGGATACTATTTAAGGAGAGGGCCCCTGAAAGATTCCTGAAGCGCCTTGAATCCCCCGCCCTCGTGGTTTCATCACTTGAGGATCTGGACTGTGATGGGCTCATAGAAGGGAACCTTGAAATGATAAGATCGAGGATAATTCCTGAATAA
- the sufC gene encoding Fe-S cluster assembly ATPase SufC, with amino-acid sequence MLLEITDLAVEVSGKQVLRDIDLYIDRGETHVLLGPNGSGKSTLFMTILGFPKYKVTNGQILFKGKDITDMSTTERVRMGIGVSFQNPPSIRGVRLMDLLKVESGLSTEDELTPELRELAARMKFDESFLERDVNLGFSGGEVKRSEILQLLAQKPDFIMFDEPDSGVDIENVELLAEQINVLLDKDKKPGMRKKAGLLITHLGYILNFVNADTAHVLMDGRIACSGNPQEIIEDIRKDGFKGCVECCVH; translated from the coding sequence CTGCTTCTTGAAATAACCGACCTTGCGGTCGAGGTTAGTGGAAAACAGGTCCTCAGAGACATAGACCTCTACATAGACAGGGGTGAAACGCATGTCCTCCTTGGACCCAACGGCTCAGGGAAGAGCACCCTCTTTATGACAATCCTCGGTTTCCCAAAGTACAAGGTCACAAATGGCCAGATACTATTCAAGGGAAAGGATATAACTGATATGAGTACAACAGAGCGGGTGAGAATGGGTATAGGTGTGAGCTTCCAGAACCCACCTTCCATAAGGGGTGTGAGGCTCATGGACCTCCTCAAGGTTGAAAGTGGCCTCAGCACAGAGGATGAACTGACACCCGAACTCAGGGAACTTGCAGCTAGGATGAAATTCGATGAGAGCTTCCTTGAAAGGGATGTTAACCTCGGGTTTTCAGGGGGTGAGGTGAAGAGGTCCGAGATTCTCCAGCTACTTGCACAGAAACCTGACTTCATAATGTTTGACGAGCCCGACTCAGGTGTGGATATAGAGAATGTTGAACTCCTTGCAGAGCAGATTAACGTCCTCCTTGACAAAGACAAGAAGCCAGGTATGAGAAAGAAGGCAGGGCTCCTCATAACTCACCTGGGATACATACTGAACTTTGTGAATGCCGACACTGCCCATGTCCTCATGGACGGCCGTATTGCATGTTCAGGTAACCCCCAGGAGATAATCGAGGATATAAGGAAGGATGGATTCAAGGGGTGTGTTGAATGCTGCGTACACTGA
- a CDS encoding ThiF family adenylyltransferase, giving the protein MEISELEDKKVPRGEVTLVGAGRLGFRTALNLMQIHRGGPERIKVIDGQRVSADDLIFRLMGAKIGEYKVKFIESLACDGFSKTVQGIPEYITGDNLHLIGGDVVCVEIAGGDTLPITAEIIRYAQERGAATISTMGVFGIGEENVSVVDIDEADPENPIAAYLQAEGIHQHILVGTGKLIRDWEPVTPHVLDRVSEVMTAEILKLLRGVRR; this is encoded by the coding sequence TTGGAGATCTCTGAACTTGAAGATAAAAAGGTGCCACGTGGAGAGGTCACACTTGTCGGTGCCGGGAGGCTGGGATTCCGCACCGCCCTCAACCTCATGCAGATCCACCGTGGCGGCCCTGAAAGGATAAAGGTCATCGACGGGCAGAGGGTATCTGCAGATGACCTGATATTCCGCCTCATGGGGGCGAAGATAGGTGAATACAAGGTGAAGTTCATTGAATCCCTCGCCTGTGATGGCTTTTCAAAGACCGTTCAGGGCATACCCGAGTACATCACAGGGGACAACCTGCACCTCATAGGAGGAGATGTGGTCTGTGTGGAGATTGCAGGGGGTGATACCCTCCCTATAACTGCAGAGATAATCCGGTACGCACAGGAGAGGGGGGCCGCCACCATCAGCACTATGGGTGTGTTCGGGATAGGTGAAGAGAACGTCTCAGTGGTTGATATAGATGAAGCTGACCCTGAAAACCCCATTGCAGCCTATCTGCAGGCTGAGGGAATTCACCAACACATCCTTGTGGGTACAGGTAAACTCATAAGGGACTGGGAGCCTGTAACGCCCCATGTCCTGGACAGGGTCTCAGAGGTTATGACGGCAGAGATACTCAAACTCCTTCGGGGTGTTCGGAGATGA
- a CDS encoding UPF0254 family protein — translation MIRVATAECFTHGIVAREIHAYSMGYPMNYRWRVDADVSLVAGLFIPTLSGIRSILRFEPPEPSATLNDIKVYTEKEDERVALMMAHSVRRLTGADIGIGTTAGAGRGGIAVVSHDREEVVNSDVEADLRFSGADEILARQESGIRKALELFESFISPP, via the coding sequence ATGATAAGGGTTGCCACAGCAGAGTGCTTCACCCATGGAATCGTTGCAAGGGAGATACACGCCTACTCCATGGGCTACCCCATGAACTACCGGTGGAGGGTTGACGCTGATGTCTCACTCGTGGCTGGCCTCTTCATACCCACACTTTCAGGTATCCGTAGCATCCTCAGATTTGAGCCTCCCGAGCCCTCTGCCACCCTCAACGACATAAAGGTTTACACTGAAAAGGAGGATGAAAGGGTGGCCCTCATGATGGCCCACTCTGTCAGAAGGCTGACAGGAGCGGATATAGGTATAGGTACAACTGCAGGTGCAGGGAGGGGTGGTATTGCTGTTGTATCACATGACAGGGAGGAGGTTGTAAACTCTGATGTAGAGGCAGACCTCAGATTTTCAGGGGCGGATGAGATCCTTGCAAGGCAGGAATCAGGAATAAGGAAGGCGCTGGAGTTATTTGAATCCTTTATCAGCCCACCATAA